One region of Salvia miltiorrhiza cultivar Shanhuang (shh) unplaced genomic scaffold, IMPLAD_Smil_shh original_scaffold_455, whole genome shotgun sequence genomic DNA includes:
- the LOC131004767 gene encoding uncharacterized protein LOC131004767: MRIYYLPVEYWTKEIISSIENSVGVPIKVDGATADEDVGHFARVLVEVDLALPLPDSVHVDCPDQSFYVEIGFEQLPHFCTKCKITGHSLDNCFKHSAGKMIEQPEKPKEGDVVDAAIEKSKGGEDFQFRKPKSTWHPKPGKETKKATKNRFNVLSSQDISGPDILEVVTIPIYEDEVQQIKQGNTSTELIPEEEEDQVIELEKDEQQINDPTGR, from the coding sequence AAAACTCGGTGGGAGTTCCTATCAAGGTGGACGGAGCAACTGCGGATGAAGATGTTGGACACTTTGCTAGGGTGCTTGTGGAAGTGGATCTGGCCCTTCCTCTACCGGACTCGGTTCATGTGGATTGTCCGGATCAATCCTTTTATGTTGAGATTGGCTTTGAACAATTGCCACACTTTTGCACCAAATGCAAAATCACGGGTCATTCCTTGGATAATTGCTTTAAACATAGCGCGGGAAAAATGATTGAACAGCCGGAGAAACCCAAGGAGGGAGATGTGGTTGATGCCGCCATTGAGAAAAGCAAGGGAGGTGAGGACTTCCAATTTCGGAAGCCGAAATCAACCTGGCACCCCAAACCCGGAAAGGAAACTAAAAAGGCTACGAAAAATAGATTCAATGTGTTGAGCTCCCAGGACATTTCAGGGCCGGACATCTTGGAAGTTGTCACGATACCGATTTATGAGGATGAAGTTCAGCAGATTAAGCAAGGAAACACTTCTACGGAGTTGATTCCTGAGGAGGAAGAAGATCAGGTTATAGAGCTGGAGAAGGACGAGCAGCAGATCAATGATCCCACAGGAAGATAA